The Cydia strobilella chromosome 5, ilCydStro3.1, whole genome shotgun sequence region tccgctgtccgtctgtcagtctgtctgtcatcagtaacagcttttataacgactaaattaagtaaggttttgagaagcgttttacagaggagaaaaaaactatatccattctctctgacttcctatgcatgaatgaaaaaagatcttggccaaactatacattccaacttatcctaatatcccacatacatatgacttatggtcaccctaattagaaagagatgcaaccgcccactttgacttctcatgtggacacactttttggcccgtgtactccatccggtttattaaaatctaaatccgtggtgCTGTCACCAACAGTGTTGCCAGATCATaccttttagtacgattttacgtactttttgaacAGCATGcgtacttaaaacgtaccccGCCCAAAATCGTACTTTTTCTAAACCGTAAATTTTAGTaagattttacgtacttttcgtatgagcggttaaaaaatatgccaaaatggcgtagaaataatagtgacagaccaaaaaagtacgatttatttgcgtaaaaatttgtgacttttttgttttgatatttttgtaccTTACTATCTGTTTATAAAACGCTTTTgctgtttatattgttttttggaacaaaaaatgaaattgtactttttttggtAAAATCATACCTTTTTTTAGATCGGTgtcgtattttatttttcagtgcTCTGGCATCACTGGTCACCAAAGTGTCAGTGCAGTGTCACTGAGTCACTGACGTCACTGTCAATCTGCATAGCGTTGCTTGCTGTCAGTTGCTGTGTTCgcttataaaaatttttttacttactattAAAGATAACATCGTATTGCTTATGAATACACCTAAGCGAGTTTAGTCTTAAGCCAAAATGGATTTCCAAAATAGACCTGGCGGAAAAACCGGCGGTGGTGGCGTAGCGTCATGGTCCGAAAGCAACAGGGACCGACGCGAGAGACTCCGGCAGCTTGCCTTGGAgactatcgatttaaataaAGATCCCTATTTTATGAAAAATCACTTGGGTAAGAAATTACAATAATTTGCTATCAAATGTTAAGATTATGTTTCTAGTACAATTAAATGAGCAACAAAAGTGTCtcataacaataatattatttattaataacatgaAGTACCGGTTGTAGATATGCTCAAAAGATTTATCCTATGCCCACTGAAAttaaactgcacaaaagatccctatgggtcgaagtgtatccgtaagggcccccgaaactataagataagataacttAGTTAATCAATGTATTGCACTTgaaacaatagggaatattacgcgaaactgcgcagggggcgccactaccacaatctgagggtctatcgcgaagcgagaaaatctaaatttcgttatttaacacctccgtcactcttgcatattcgagcaataaagaggcagatagtgaaatttcggattcgcgtttcccggtaggtcctctgtaaacaaaccgccttgatgcatcaatgtcatattttattaactctgaaaacttgtcaaaaacctgttaaagctAAAACCTGTTAAAACTAaagaggctagtgctgcactctggtggcagaacattgcagtaaataccccctattaatgtaatttatttacttttgttCACAGGATCATACGAGTGCAAACTTTGTCTGACCCTGCACAACAATGAGGGGAGTTACTTAGCCCATACTCAAGGCAAAAAGCATCAGGCAAATTTAGCCCGAAGAGCGGCCAAAGAGGCTAAAGAAGCTCCTCAGCAGCTGGCACCAGAGAAGCCCAGGATTGAACCAAAGAAGTTTGTGAAGATTGGGCGGCCAGGTTACAGGGTGACCAAGCAGAAGGATCCAGAAAATGGCCAGCAGAGCTTATTGTTCCAAGTGGATTACCCTGGTATGTGAATCAAATGTTTGgcacatatttttgacaaataaatagataaaaaattgCATTGAAATTATACAGAAAGTTTATATGAATGTAAAATTTGAACTGAGATATAACCTAGTTTTGGATAGAGGTTAAGCAAAAGTCTAAATAATTAACTCCCTGCAAATTGaacgttattttatatttggccttatattttgtatttcagAAATTGCGGAAGGTGTTCAACCTAGACATCGCTTCATGTCAGCCTATGAACAAAAAATTGAACCTCCAGACCGCAGGTGGCAATACTTACTGTTTGCAGCAGAGCCCTATGAGACCATTGCTTTCAAGGTTCCTAGTCGTGAAGTGGAAAAGCATGATTCCAAGTTCTGGACCCACTGGAACAAAGATACCAAGCAATTCTTTTTGCAGTTTGCATTCAAGATGGAAGCTTTACGCATGCCACCACCTCCTCCTAAAATGTGGGAGAATCATGGGATGCGTCTACCCCCTCCACCAGGAGCACCAATGATGGGAGTGCCTCCACCTCCACCGCTACTACCagtaccaccaccaccaccttcCATGTAAAATATGTATGCCTGTTGTgcttgcaataaatattttgaatatcatTTTAAGAACTTATTTATTTcacattaatatttaataaaaatggaaatataacaaaaaactattGTGAttaagcgcgctccagactacacGGCGCGgagccacgaacgcgagtgtggagtcgatttcgctgattagcgaactaggctccacactcgcgttcgcggcttcgcgaagtggagggccctttacactagtactagcacccaaaagaaaaggatgagtatagttttttttgttcttattgactgacaatttagtttgaccaactaaattttaaaaaaaaccggccaagtgcgagtcggactggcgttccaagggttccgtatattacacaatataaacaatgtatttttatgtgaaacgtgagtgtgaaatgtctttaaaaaacccgtaggggtcggatcaaaaactaagtaattaagtccgactcacgcttgactgcaatttctaataggttttcctgtaatctataggtaaagatctataaaaatctattttgtttattttttttctaaattttatacctagtagtttcggagataaagggggaatggtcatttttgcctattttcttgaataacttctattGTTTGttctaaaattgtaaaaaatatatatttgagattctgacaatgagctctttcatttgatatataacacgatatagtttgaaaaactttattttttaattttctcatttaccccccaaaagttgtttaaaattcttttgtttgcgttacatgtccgtctttgggtcacaaacttacatatgtataccaaatttcaacttaattggtccagtagtttcggagaaaataggctgtgacagacagacagacgcacgagtgatcctataagggttccgttttttccttttgaggtacggaaccctaaaaaccggacaagtgcgagtcggactcgcccattgAGAGTtctgtacaaatttaactttgttTTTCACAAATTTTGAGATTTTTAGCTGTACTTACTTGTAGTAACGATAGtatgacgatattacttgccaaatttcatagttcaacTGGAAGTAtcctttaaattttctttccctTGAGCTTGTGTGTCGAAattatacggaaccctaaaaacgaaacgCAATATGGAACGTAGCAATCTTGTAACGGAACGTAATTTAACGGTTTTTGCCAGAATACAGAGGGCCTACCCCGAACCTCGTt contains the following coding sequences:
- the LOC134741462 gene encoding splicing factor 3A subunit 2, whose protein sequence is MDFQNRPGGKTGGGGVASWSESNRDRRERLRQLALETIDLNKDPYFMKNHLGSYECKLCLTLHNNEGSYLAHTQGKKHQANLARRAAKEAKEAPQQLAPEKPRIEPKKFVKIGRPGYRVTKQKDPENGQQSLLFQVDYPEIAEGVQPRHRFMSAYEQKIEPPDRRWQYLLFAAEPYETIAFKVPSREVEKHDSKFWTHWNKDTKQFFLQFAFKMEALRMPPPPPKMWENHGMRLPPPPGAPMMGVPPPPPLLPVPPPPPSM